The following proteins are co-located in the Fusarium verticillioides 7600 chromosome 7, whole genome shotgun sequence genome:
- a CDS encoding 2-haloacid dehalogenase (At least one base has a quality score < 10) codes for MANQKHVVFDVVGTCVSFDAFYKGIDRVIGEKLASKHITANAFGYTWMTAAELEFTFLSVSERHRPYKEVLRTLFYRTLFMVGVAEPRKLVTDEERDACVLAYSDLELRPGAAECFQILRDAGFTVWCLTTGDVKRVGGYFERAGVEMPLENLISCDGQGVAKPALAAYRPTLAQFAPDDIKWFAAAHMWDVSAAVKVGFRGAYCTIYEQDPCAEIFDTKMEVIADTLPDMAKGIVKGSL; via the coding sequence ATGCCTTCTACAAAGGCATCGATCGCGTCATTGGCGAGAAGCTAGCCTCCAAGCACATCACAGCCAATGCCTTCGGCTACACTTGGATGACAGCAGCCGAGCTGGAGTTCACCTTCCTCTCCGTCTCTGAGCGCCACCGTCCCTACAAAGAAGTTCTGCGCACCTTGTTCTACCGCACGCTCTTCATGGTTGGCGTTGCGGAGCCAAGAAAACTCGTCACGGACGAAGAAAGGGACGCCTGTGTCCTGGCTTATTCGGACCTCGAGTTGCGACCCGGAGCCGCAGAGTGCTTTCAAATATTGAGAGACGCAGGCTTCACAGTGTGGTGTTTGACAACGGGCGATGTCAAGCGTGTGGGTGGATACTTTGAGCGCGCTGGCGTTGAGATGCCGCTCGAGAATCTCATCAGCTGCGACGGACAGGGCGTGGCCAAACCAGCGTTGGCTGCGTACAGGCCAACTCTAGCTCAATTCGCACCCGATGATATCAAGTGGTTCGCTGCTGCTCACATGTGGGACGTATCAGCTGCAGTCAAGGTTGGCTTCCGAGGTGCTTACTGCACTATATACGAACAGGATCCTTGCGCTGAGATCTTTGATACCAAGATGGAGGTTATAGCTGATACACTACCAGACATGGCAAAGGGGATTGTAAAGGGATCGCTTTAG